Proteins from one Pectinophora gossypiella chromosome 19, ilPecGoss1.1, whole genome shotgun sequence genomic window:
- the LOC126375629 gene encoding uncharacterized PE-PGRS family protein PE_PGRS54-like isoform X16 — MRALYLLYFVVAFVTLLPNTSTLSIGLGGGIGLHGGSKGGARGHDGGKSDAGGVAGSKVGGGKKGGAGVKIDSGGLIGHGSQGGVGSDAVGKGGAEGDAGGKGGDGGKTGGKNGAGGDAGGKGDAEGDAGGKGSAGVKVGGGTKGGAGGDAGGKGGAGGDAGGKGSAGGKTEGGYKGSAGGDAGGKGGAGAKVGGGTKGGTGGDAGGDAGGKGGAGGDAGGKGGAGGKTGGGSKDGAGGDAGGKGGAGDDAGGKGGAGAKVGGGTKGGTGSDAGGKGGAGGDAGGKGGAGGKGGAGAKVGGGTKGGTGGDAGGKGGAGGDAGGKGGAGGKGGAGGKTGGGSKDGAGGYAGGKGGAGDDAGGKGGAGAKVGGGTKGGTGSDAGGKGGAGGDAGGKGGDGGKTGDKNGARGNAGGKSDAGGDAGSKGAGGAKVGGGTKGGTGSDAGGKGGAGGKTGDKNGAGGNAGGKSDAGGDAGSKGAGGAKVGGGTKGGTGGDAGGKGGAGGDAGGKGGAGGKGGAGAKVGGGTKGGTGGDAGGKEGAGGDAGGKGGAAGKGGAGGKTEGGNKGSAGGDAGGKGGAGGKTGGGSKDGAGGDAGGKGGAGDDAGGKGGAGAKVGGGTKGGTGSDAGGKGGAGGDAGGKGGNGGKIGDKNGAGGNAGGKSDSGGDAGGKGGAGAKVGGGIKGGTGGDAGGKGGAGGDAGGKGGAGGKTGGGSKDGAGGDAGGKGGAGDDAGGKGGAGGDAGGKGGAGGDAGGKGDTGGDAGGKSSAGGDAGGKGGVKGKGGAGGKTEGGNKGNAGGDAGGKGVDGGKTGSKNGAGDDAGGKGDAGGDAGSKGTGGAKVGGGTKGGTGGDAGGKGGAGGDAGGKGSAGDKTGGGSKDGAGGDAGGKGGAGGKTEGGDKGDAGGDAGGKSGAGGDTGGKGGAGGDAGGKGGAGGKGGAGGKTQGGNKGIAGGDARGKGGDGGKTGGKDDAGGDAGGKGGAGGNAGGKGAAGAKVGGGTKGGAGGNAGGKGGAEGDAGGKGGAGGKTEGGSKDGAGGDAGGKGGAGDDAGGKGGAGSDAGGKGGAGGDAGGKGGAGGGGRVKGGAGGKIGGKGSAGGKVKGGSKGSLGGGLSVGLGTKK, encoded by the exons ATGAGAGCTTTGTACCTCCTCTACTTTGTGGTG gCTTTTGTCACCTTACTGCCGAATACATCAACTCTAAGCATCggtttag GTGGTGGTATCGGACTTCACGGTGGAAGCAAAGGCGGCGCTCGAGGCCATGATGGCGGCAAAAGCGATGCTGGAGGTGTAGCCGGAAGCAAAGTAGGAGGTGGAAAAAAAGGTGGTGCTGGAGTTAAAATTGACTCTGGAGGCCTAATAGGACATGGAAGCCAAGGCGGCGTAGGAAGCGATGCCGTAGGCAAAGGCGGTGCCGAAGGTGATGCCGGAGGCAAAGGTGGTGATGGAGGTAAAACAGGAGGCAAAAACGGTGCTGGAGGCGATGCCGGAGGCAAAGGCGACGCTGAAGGAGATGCAGGAGGCAAGGGCAGTGCAGGAGTCAAAGTAGGAGGCGGAACCAAGGGCGGTGCTGGTGGCGATGCTGGAGGCAAAGGAGGAGCTGGAGGTGATGCCGGAGGCAAGGGCAGTGCTGGAGGCAAAACAGAAGGTGGATACAAAGGCAGTGCTGGAGGTGATGCCGGAGGCAAAGGCGGTGCAGGAGCCAAAGTAGGAGGCGGAACTAAAGGCGGTACTGGTGGCGATGCTGGTGGCGATGCTGGAGGAAAAGGAGGAGCTGGAGGCGATGCCGGAGGTAAAGGTGGCGCAGGAGGCAAAACAGGAGGCGGAAGCAAAGACGGTGCTGGAGGTGATGCTGGCGGCAAAGGCGGTGCTGGAGATGATGCCGGAGGCAAGGGCGGTGCAGGAGCCAAAGTAGGAGGCGGAACCAAAGGCGGTACTGGTAGCGATGCTGGAGGCAAAGGAGGAGCTGGAGGCGATGCCGGAGGCAAAGGTGGCGCCGGAGGCAAAGGCGGTGCAGGAGCCAAAGTAGGAGGCGGAACCAAAGGCGGTACTGGTGGCGATGCTGGAGGCAAAGGAGGAGCTGGAGGCGATGCCGGAGGCAAAGGTGGCGCTGGAGGCAAAGGAGGTGCTGGAGGCAAAACAGGAGGCGGAAGCAAAGATGGTGCTGGAGGTTATGCCGGCGGCAAAGGTGGTGCTGGAGACGATGCCGGAGGCAAGGGCGGTGCAGGAGCCAAAGTAGGAG GCGGAACCAAAGGCGGTACTGGTAGCGATGCTGGAGGCAAAGGAGGTGCTGGAGGTGATGCCGGAGGCAAAGGCGGTGATGGAGGCAAAACAGGAGACAAAAACGGTGCTCGAGGCAATGCCGGAGGCAAGAGCGATGCTGGAGGCGATGCCGGAAGCAAAGGCGCTGGAGGAGCCAAAGTAGGAGGCGGAACCAAAGGCGGTACTGGTAGCGATGCTGGAGGCAAAGGAGGTGCTGGAGGTAAAACAGGAGACAAAAACGGTGCTGGAGGCAATGCCGGAGGCAAGAGCGATGCTGGAGGCGATGCCGGAAGCAAAGGCGCTGGAGGAGCCAAAGTAGGAGGCGGAACCAAAGGCGGTACTGGTGGCGATGCTGGAGGCAAAGGAGGAGCTGGAGGCGATGCCGGAGGCAAAGGTGGCGCCGGAGGCAAAGGCGGTGCAGGAGCCAAAGTAGGAGGCGGAACCAAAGGCGGTACTGGTGGCGATGCTGGAGGCAAAGAAGGAGCTGGAGGCGATGCCGGAGGCAAAGGTGGCGCTGCAGGCAAAGGAGGTGCTGGAGGCAAAACAGAAGGTGGAAACAAAGGCAGTGCTGGAGGTGATGCCGGAGGCAAAGGTGGCGCTGGAGGCAAAACAGGAGGCGGAAGCAAAGACGGTGCTGGAGGTGACGCTGGCGGCAAAGGCGGTGCTGGAGACGATGCCGGAGGCAAGGGCGGTGCAGGAGCCAAAGTAGGAGGCGGAACCAAAGGCGGTACTGGTAGCGATGCTGGAGGCAAAGGAGGTGCTGGAGGTGATGCCGGAGGCAAAGGCGGTAATGGAGGTAAAATAGGAGACAAAAACGGTGCTGGAGGCAATGCCGGAGGCAAGAGCGATTCTGGAGGCGATGCCGGAGGCAAGGGCGGTGCAGGAGCCAAAGTAGGAGGCGGAATCAAAGGCGGTACTGGTGGCGATGCTGGAGGAAAAGGTGGAGCTGGAGGCGATGCCGGAGGCAAAGGTGGTGCTGGAGGCAAAACAGGAGGTGGAAGCAAAGACGGTGCTGGAGGTGATGCCGGCGGCAAAGGCGGTGCTGGAGACGATGCCGGAGGCAAAGGCGGTGCTGGAGGCGATGCCGGAGGCAAAGGCGGTGCTGGAGGTGATGCCGGAGGCAAAGGCGACACTGGAGGAGATGCAGGAGGTAAGAGCAGTGCTGGAGGCGATGCCGGAGGCAAAGGTGGCGTTAAAGGCAAAGGAGGTGCTGGAGGCAAAACAGAAGGTGGAAACAAAGGCAATGCTGGAGGTGATGCCGGAGGCAAAGGCGTTGATGGAGGTAAAACAGGAAGCAAAAATGGTGCTGGAGACGATGCCGGAGGCAAGGGCGATGCTGGAGGCGATGCCGGAAGCAAAGGCACTGGAGGAGCCAAAGTAGGAGGCGGAACCAAAGGCGGCACTGGTGGCGATGCTGGAGGAAAAGGAGGAGCTGGAGGCGATGCCGGAGGCAAAGGTAGCGCTGGAGACAAAACAGGAGGCGGAAGCAAAGACGGTGCTGGAGGTGATGCCGGCGGCAAAGGCGGTGCTGGAGGCAAAACAGAAGGTGGAGACAAAGGCGACGCTGGAGGAGATGCAGGAGGCAAGAGCGGTGCTGGAGGCGATACCGGAGGCAAGGGTGGTGCTGGAGGCGATGCCGGAGGCAAAGGTGGCGCTGGAGGCAAAGGAGGTGCTGGAGGAAAAACACAAGGTGGAAACAAAGGCATTGCTGGAGGTGATGCCAGAGGCAAAGGCGGCGATGGAGGTAAAACAGGAGGCAAAGACGATGCTGGAGGCGATGCCGGAGGAAAGGGTGGCGCTGGAGGCAATGCCGGAGGCAAAGGCGCTGCAGGAGCCAAAGTAGGAGGCGGAACCAAAGGCGGTGCTGGTGGCAATGCTGGAGGCAAAGGCGGTGCCGAAGGTGATGCCGGAGGCAAAGGTGGCGCTGGAGGCAAAACAGAAGGCGGAAGCAAAGACGGTGCTGGAGGTGATGCTGGCGGCAAAGGCGGTGCTGGAGACGATGCCGGAGGCAAGGGCGGTGCTGGAAGTGACGCCGGAGGCAAAGGCGGTGCTGGAGGCGATGCCGGAGGCAAGGGCGGTGCTGGGGGCGGTGGCAGAGTCAAAGGCGGTGCAGGAGGCAAAATCGGAGGCAAAGGTAGCGCTGGAGGAAAAGTGAAAGGTGGAAGCAAAGGCAGCCTTGGGGGTGGCTTGAGTGTTGGTCTTGGCACAAAGaa GTGA
- the LOC126375629 gene encoding uncharacterized PE-PGRS family protein PE_PGRS54-like isoform X18 produces MRALYLLYFVVAFVTLLPNTSTLSIGLGGGIGLHGGSKGGARGHDGGKSDAGGVAGSKVGGGKKGGAGVKIDSGGLIGHGSQGGVGSDAVGKGGAEGDAGGKGGDGGKTGGKNGAGGDAGGKGDAEGDAGGKGSAGVKVGGGTKGGAGGDAGGKGGAGGDAGGKGSAGGKTEGGYKGSAGGDAGGKGGAGAKVGGGTKGGTGGDAGGDAGGKGGAGGDAGGKGGAGGKTGGGSKDGAGGDAGGKGGAGDDAGGKGGAGAKVGGGTKGGTGSDAGGKGGAGGDAGGKGGAGGKGGAGAKVGGGTKGGTGGDAGGKGGAGGDAGGKGGAGGKGGAGGKTGGGSKDGAGGYAGGKGGAGDDAGGKGGAGAKVGGGTKGGTGSDAGGKGGAGGDAGGKGGAGGKTGDKNGAGGNAGGKSDAGGDAGSKGAGGAKVGGGTKGGTGGDAGGKGGAGGDAGGKGGAGGKGGAGAKVGGGTKGGTGGDAGGKEGAGGDAGGKGGAAGKGGAGGKTEGGNKGSAGGDAGGKGGAGGKTGGGSKDGAGGDAGGKGGAGDDAGGKGGAGAKVGGGTKGGTGSDAGGKGGAGGDAGGKGGNGGKIGDKNGAGGNAGGKSDSGGDAGGKGGAGAKVGGGIKGGTGGDAGGKGGAGGDAGGKGGAGGKTGGGSKDGAGGDAGGKGGAGDDAGGKGGAGGDAGGKGGAGGDAGGKGDTGGDAGGKSSAGGDAGGKGGVKGKGGAGGKTEGGNKGNAGGDAGGKGVDGGKTGSKNGAGDDAGGKGDAGGDAGSKGTGGAKVGGGTKGGTGGDAGGKGGAGGDAGGKGSAGDKTGGGSKDGAGGDAGGKGGAGGKTEGGDKGDAGGDAGGKSGAGGDTGGKGGAGGDAGGKGGAGGKGGAGGKTQGGNKGIAGGDARGKGGDGGKTGGKDDAGGDAGGKGGAGGNAGGKGAAGAKVGGGTKGGAGGNAGGKGGAEGDAGGKGGAGGKTEGGSKDGAGGDAGGKGGAGDDAGGKGGAGSDAGGKGGAGGDAGGKGGAGGGGRVKGGAGGKIGGKGSAGGKVKGGSKGSLGGGLSVGLGTKK; encoded by the exons ATGAGAGCTTTGTACCTCCTCTACTTTGTGGTG gCTTTTGTCACCTTACTGCCGAATACATCAACTCTAAGCATCggtttag GTGGTGGTATCGGACTTCACGGTGGAAGCAAAGGCGGCGCTCGAGGCCATGATGGCGGCAAAAGCGATGCTGGAGGTGTAGCCGGAAGCAAAGTAGGAGGTGGAAAAAAAGGTGGTGCTGGAGTTAAAATTGACTCTGGAGGCCTAATAGGACATGGAAGCCAAGGCGGCGTAGGAAGCGATGCCGTAGGCAAAGGCGGTGCCGAAGGTGATGCCGGAGGCAAAGGTGGTGATGGAGGTAAAACAGGAGGCAAAAACGGTGCTGGAGGCGATGCCGGAGGCAAAGGCGACGCTGAAGGAGATGCAGGAGGCAAGGGCAGTGCAGGAGTCAAAGTAGGAGGCGGAACCAAGGGCGGTGCTGGTGGCGATGCTGGAGGCAAAGGAGGAGCTGGAGGTGATGCCGGAGGCAAGGGCAGTGCTGGAGGCAAAACAGAAGGTGGATACAAAGGCAGTGCTGGAGGTGATGCCGGAGGCAAAGGCGGTGCAGGAGCCAAAGTAGGAGGCGGAACTAAAGGCGGTACTGGTGGCGATGCTGGTGGCGATGCTGGAGGAAAAGGAGGAGCTGGAGGCGATGCCGGAGGTAAAGGTGGCGCAGGAGGCAAAACAGGAGGCGGAAGCAAAGACGGTGCTGGAGGTGATGCTGGCGGCAAAGGCGGTGCTGGAGATGATGCCGGAGGCAAGGGCGGTGCAGGAGCCAAAGTAGGAGGCGGAACCAAAGGCGGTACTGGTAGCGATGCTGGAGGCAAAGGAGGAGCTGGAGGCGATGCCGGAGGCAAAGGTGGCGCCGGAGGCAAAGGCGGTGCAGGAGCCAAAGTAGGAGGCGGAACCAAAGGCGGTACTGGTGGCGATGCTGGAGGCAAAGGAGGAGCTGGAGGCGATGCCGGAGGCAAAGGTGGCGCTGGAGGCAAAGGAGGTGCTGGAGGCAAAACAGGAGGCGGAAGCAAAGATGGTGCTGGAGGTTATGCCGGCGGCAAAGGTGGTGCTGGAGACGATGCCGGAGGCAAGGGCGGTGCAGGAGCCAAAGTAGGAG GCGGAACCAAAGGCGGTACTGGTAGCGATGCTGGAGGCAAAGGAGGTGCTGGAGGTGATGCCGGAGGCAAAGGCG GTGCTGGAGGTAAAACAGGAGACAAAAACGGTGCTGGAGGCAATGCCGGAGGCAAGAGCGATGCTGGAGGCGATGCCGGAAGCAAAGGCGCTGGAGGAGCCAAAGTAGGAGGCGGAACCAAAGGCGGTACTGGTGGCGATGCTGGAGGCAAAGGAGGAGCTGGAGGCGATGCCGGAGGCAAAGGTGGCGCCGGAGGCAAAGGCGGTGCAGGAGCCAAAGTAGGAGGCGGAACCAAAGGCGGTACTGGTGGCGATGCTGGAGGCAAAGAAGGAGCTGGAGGCGATGCCGGAGGCAAAGGTGGCGCTGCAGGCAAAGGAGGTGCTGGAGGCAAAACAGAAGGTGGAAACAAAGGCAGTGCTGGAGGTGATGCCGGAGGCAAAGGTGGCGCTGGAGGCAAAACAGGAGGCGGAAGCAAAGACGGTGCTGGAGGTGACGCTGGCGGCAAAGGCGGTGCTGGAGACGATGCCGGAGGCAAGGGCGGTGCAGGAGCCAAAGTAGGAGGCGGAACCAAAGGCGGTACTGGTAGCGATGCTGGAGGCAAAGGAGGTGCTGGAGGTGATGCCGGAGGCAAAGGCGGTAATGGAGGTAAAATAGGAGACAAAAACGGTGCTGGAGGCAATGCCGGAGGCAAGAGCGATTCTGGAGGCGATGCCGGAGGCAAGGGCGGTGCAGGAGCCAAAGTAGGAGGCGGAATCAAAGGCGGTACTGGTGGCGATGCTGGAGGAAAAGGTGGAGCTGGAGGCGATGCCGGAGGCAAAGGTGGTGCTGGAGGCAAAACAGGAGGTGGAAGCAAAGACGGTGCTGGAGGTGATGCCGGCGGCAAAGGCGGTGCTGGAGACGATGCCGGAGGCAAAGGCGGTGCTGGAGGCGATGCCGGAGGCAAAGGCGGTGCTGGAGGTGATGCCGGAGGCAAAGGCGACACTGGAGGAGATGCAGGAGGTAAGAGCAGTGCTGGAGGCGATGCCGGAGGCAAAGGTGGCGTTAAAGGCAAAGGAGGTGCTGGAGGCAAAACAGAAGGTGGAAACAAAGGCAATGCTGGAGGTGATGCCGGAGGCAAAGGCGTTGATGGAGGTAAAACAGGAAGCAAAAATGGTGCTGGAGACGATGCCGGAGGCAAGGGCGATGCTGGAGGCGATGCCGGAAGCAAAGGCACTGGAGGAGCCAAAGTAGGAGGCGGAACCAAAGGCGGCACTGGTGGCGATGCTGGAGGAAAAGGAGGAGCTGGAGGCGATGCCGGAGGCAAAGGTAGCGCTGGAGACAAAACAGGAGGCGGAAGCAAAGACGGTGCTGGAGGTGATGCCGGCGGCAAAGGCGGTGCTGGAGGCAAAACAGAAGGTGGAGACAAAGGCGACGCTGGAGGAGATGCAGGAGGCAAGAGCGGTGCTGGAGGCGATACCGGAGGCAAGGGTGGTGCTGGAGGCGATGCCGGAGGCAAAGGTGGCGCTGGAGGCAAAGGAGGTGCTGGAGGAAAAACACAAGGTGGAAACAAAGGCATTGCTGGAGGTGATGCCAGAGGCAAAGGCGGCGATGGAGGTAAAACAGGAGGCAAAGACGATGCTGGAGGCGATGCCGGAGGAAAGGGTGGCGCTGGAGGCAATGCCGGAGGCAAAGGCGCTGCAGGAGCCAAAGTAGGAGGCGGAACCAAAGGCGGTGCTGGTGGCAATGCTGGAGGCAAAGGCGGTGCCGAAGGTGATGCCGGAGGCAAAGGTGGCGCTGGAGGCAAAACAGAAGGCGGAAGCAAAGACGGTGCTGGAGGTGATGCTGGCGGCAAAGGCGGTGCTGGAGACGATGCCGGAGGCAAGGGCGGTGCTGGAAGTGACGCCGGAGGCAAAGGCGGTGCTGGAGGCGATGCCGGAGGCAAGGGCGGTGCTGGGGGCGGTGGCAGAGTCAAAGGCGGTGCAGGAGGCAAAATCGGAGGCAAAGGTAGCGCTGGAGGAAAAGTGAAAGGTGGAAGCAAAGGCAGCCTTGGGGGTGGCTTGAGTGTTGGTCTTGGCACAAAGaa GTGA
- the LOC126375629 gene encoding uncharacterized PE-PGRS family protein PE_PGRS54-like isoform X5 codes for MRALYLLYFVVAFVTLLPNTSTLSIGLGGGIGLHGGSKGGARGHDGGKSDAGGVAGSKVGGGKKGGAGVKIDSGGLIGHGSQGGVGSDAVGKGGAEGDAGGKGGDGGKTGGKNGAGGDAGGKGDAEGDAGGKGSAGVKVGGGTKGGAGGDAGGKGGAGGDAGGKGSAGGKTEGGYKGSAGGDAGGKGGAGAKVGGGTKGGTGGDAGGDAGGKGGAGGDAGGKGGAGGKTGGGSKDGAGGDAGGKGGAGDDAGGKGGAGAKVGGGTKGGTGSDAGGKGGAGGDAGGKGGAGGKGGAGAKVGGGTKGGTGGDAGGKGGAGGDAGGKGGAGGKGGAGGKTGGGSKDGAGGYAGGKGGAGDDAGGKGGAGAKVGGGTKGGTGSDAGGKGGAGGNVGGKGGAGGKTGGGSKDGARGDAGGKGGAGDDAGGKGGAGAKVGGGTKGGTGSDAGSKGGAGGDAGGKGGDGGKTGDKNGAGGNAGGKGDAEGDAGGKGAGGAKVGGGTKGGTGGDAGGKGGAGGDAGGKGGAGGKTGGGSKDGAGGDAGGKGSAGAKVGGGTKGGTGSDAGGKGGAGGDAGGKGGDGGKTGDKNGARGNAGGKSDAGGDAGSKGAGGAKVGGGTKGGTGSDAGGKGGAGGKTGDKNGAGGNAGGKSDAGGDAGSKGAGGAKVGGGTKGGTGGDAGGKGGAGGDAGGKGGAAGKGGAGGKTEGGNKGSAGGDAGGKGGAGGKTGGGSKDGAGGDAGGKGGAGDDAGGKGGAGAKVGGGTKGGTGSDAGGKGGAGGDAGGKGGNGGKIGDKNGAGGNAGGKSDSGGDAGGKGGAGAKVGGGIKGGTGGDAGGKGGAGGDAGGKGGAGGKTGGGSKDGAGGDAGGKGGAGDDAGGKGGAGGDAGGKGGAGGDAGGKGDTGGDAGGKSSAGGDAGGKGGVKGKGGAGGKTEGGNKGNAGGDAGGKGVDGGKTGSKNGAGDDAGGKGDAGGDAGSKGTGGAKVGGGTKGGTGGDAGGKGGAGGDAGGKGSAGDKTGGGSKDGAGGDAGGKGGAGGKTEGGDKGDAGGDAGGKSGAGGDTGGKGGAGGDAGGKGGAGGKGGAGGKTQGGNKGIAGGDARGKGGDGGKTGGKDDAGGDAGGKGGAGGNAGGKGAAGAKVGGGTKGGAGGNAGGKGGAEGDAGGKGGAGGKTEGGSKDGAGGDAGGKGGAGDDAGGKGGAGSDAGGKGGAGGDAGGKGGAGGGGRVKGGAGGKIGGKGSAGGKVKGGSKGSLGGGLSVGLGTKK; via the exons ATGAGAGCTTTGTACCTCCTCTACTTTGTGGTG gCTTTTGTCACCTTACTGCCGAATACATCAACTCTAAGCATCggtttag GTGGTGGTATCGGACTTCACGGTGGAAGCAAAGGCGGCGCTCGAGGCCATGATGGCGGCAAAAGCGATGCTGGAGGTGTAGCCGGAAGCAAAGTAGGAGGTGGAAAAAAAGGTGGTGCTGGAGTTAAAATTGACTCTGGAGGCCTAATAGGACATGGAAGCCAAGGCGGCGTAGGAAGCGATGCCGTAGGCAAAGGCGGTGCCGAAGGTGATGCCGGAGGCAAAGGTGGTGATGGAGGTAAAACAGGAGGCAAAAACGGTGCTGGAGGCGATGCCGGAGGCAAAGGCGACGCTGAAGGAGATGCAGGAGGCAAGGGCAGTGCAGGAGTCAAAGTAGGAGGCGGAACCAAGGGCGGTGCTGGTGGCGATGCTGGAGGCAAAGGAGGAGCTGGAGGTGATGCCGGAGGCAAGGGCAGTGCTGGAGGCAAAACAGAAGGTGGATACAAAGGCAGTGCTGGAGGTGATGCCGGAGGCAAAGGCGGTGCAGGAGCCAAAGTAGGAGGCGGAACTAAAGGCGGTACTGGTGGCGATGCTGGTGGCGATGCTGGAGGAAAAGGAGGAGCTGGAGGCGATGCCGGAGGTAAAGGTGGCGCAGGAGGCAAAACAGGAGGCGGAAGCAAAGACGGTGCTGGAGGTGATGCTGGCGGCAAAGGCGGTGCTGGAGATGATGCCGGAGGCAAGGGCGGTGCAGGAGCCAAAGTAGGAGGCGGAACCAAAGGCGGTACTGGTAGCGATGCTGGAGGCAAAGGAGGAGCTGGAGGCGATGCCGGAGGCAAAGGTGGCGCCGGAGGCAAAGGCGGTGCAGGAGCCAAAGTAGGAGGCGGAACCAAAGGCGGTACTGGTGGCGATGCTGGAGGCAAAGGAGGAGCTGGAGGCGATGCCGGAGGCAAAGGTGGCGCTGGAGGCAAAGGAGGTGCTGGAGGCAAAACAGGAGGCGGAAGCAAAGATGGTGCTGGAGGTTATGCCGGCGGCAAAGGTGGTGCTGGAGACGATGCCGGAGGCAAGGGCGGTGCAGGAGCCAAAGTAGGAGGTGGAACTAAAGGCGGTACTGGTAGCGATGCTGGAGGAAAAGGAGGAGCTGGAGGCAATGTCGGAGGCAAAGGTGGCGCTGGAGGCAAAACAGGAGGCGGAAGCAAAGACGGTGCTAGAGGTGATGCTGGCGGCAAAGGCGGTGCTGGAGACGATGCCGGAGGCAAGGGCGGTGCAGGAGCCAAAGTAGGAGGCGGAACCAAAGGCGGTACTGGTAGCGATGCTGGAAGCAAAGGAGGTGCTGGAGGTGATGCCGGAGGCAAAGGCGGTGATGGAGGTAAAACAGGAGACAAAAACGGTGCTGGAGGCAATGCCGGAGGCAAGGGCGATGCTGAAGGCGATGCCGGAGGCAAAGGCGCTGGAGGAGCCAAAGTAGGAGGCGGAACCAAAGGCGGTACTGGTGGCGATGCTGGAGGAAAAGGTGGAGCTGGAGGCGATGCCGGAGGCAAAGGTGGTGCTGGAGGCAAAACAGGAGGTGGAAGCAAAGACGGTGCTGGAGGTGATGCCGGAGGCAAGGGTAGTGCAGGAGCTAAAGTAGGAGGCGGAACCAAAGGCGGTACTGGTAGCGATGCTGGAGGCAAAGGAGGTGCTGGAGGTGATGCCGGAGGCAAAGGCGGTGATGGAGGCAAAACAGGAGACAAAAACGGTGCTCGAGGCAATGCCGGAGGCAAGAGCGATGCTGGAGGCGATGCCGGAAGCAAAGGCGCTGGAGGAGCCAAAGTAGGAGGCGGAACCAAAGGCGGTACTGGTAGCGATGCTGGAGGCAAAGGAGGTGCTGGAGGTAAAACAGGAGACAAAAACGGTGCTGGAGGCAATGCCGGAGGCAAGAGCGATGCTGGAGGCGATGCCGGAAGCAAAGGCGCTGGAGGAGCCAAAGTAGGAGGCGGAACCAAAGGCGGTACTGGTGGCGATGCTGGAGGCAAAGGAGGAGCTGGAGGCGATGCCGGAGGCAAAG GTGGCGCTGCAGGCAAAGGAGGTGCTGGAGGCAAAACAGAAGGTGGAAACAAAGGCAGTGCTGGAGGTGATGCCGGAGGCAAAGGTGGCGCTGGAGGCAAAACAGGAGGCGGAAGCAAAGACGGTGCTGGAGGTGACGCTGGCGGCAAAGGCGGTGCTGGAGACGATGCCGGAGGCAAGGGCGGTGCAGGAGCCAAAGTAGGAGGCGGAACCAAAGGCGGTACTGGTAGCGATGCTGGAGGCAAAGGAGGTGCTGGAGGTGATGCCGGAGGCAAAGGCGGTAATGGAGGTAAAATAGGAGACAAAAACGGTGCTGGAGGCAATGCCGGAGGCAAGAGCGATTCTGGAGGCGATGCCGGAGGCAAGGGCGGTGCAGGAGCCAAAGTAGGAGGCGGAATCAAAGGCGGTACTGGTGGCGATGCTGGAGGAAAAGGTGGAGCTGGAGGCGATGCCGGAGGCAAAGGTGGTGCTGGAGGCAAAACAGGAGGTGGAAGCAAAGACGGTGCTGGAGGTGATGCCGGCGGCAAAGGCGGTGCTGGAGACGATGCCGGAGGCAAAGGCGGTGCTGGAGGCGATGCCGGAGGCAAAGGCGGTGCTGGAGGTGATGCCGGAGGCAAAGGCGACACTGGAGGAGATGCAGGAGGTAAGAGCAGTGCTGGAGGCGATGCCGGAGGCAAAGGTGGCGTTAAAGGCAAAGGAGGTGCTGGAGGCAAAACAGAAGGTGGAAACAAAGGCAATGCTGGAGGTGATGCCGGAGGCAAAGGCGTTGATGGAGGTAAAACAGGAAGCAAAAATGGTGCTGGAGACGATGCCGGAGGCAAGGGCGATGCTGGAGGCGATGCCGGAAGCAAAGGCACTGGAGGAGCCAAAGTAGGAGGCGGAACCAAAGGCGGCACTGGTGGCGATGCTGGAGGAAAAGGAGGAGCTGGAGGCGATGCCGGAGGCAAAGGTAGCGCTGGAGACAAAACAGGAGGCGGAAGCAAAGACGGTGCTGGAGGTGATGCCGGCGGCAAAGGCGGTGCTGGAGGCAAAACAGAAGGTGGAGACAAAGGCGACGCTGGAGGAGATGCAGGAGGCAAGAGCGGTGCTGGAGGCGATACCGGAGGCAAGGGTGGTGCTGGAGGCGATGCCGGAGGCAAAGGTGGCGCTGGAGGCAAAGGAGGTGCTGGAGGAAAAACACAAGGTGGAAACAAAGGCATTGCTGGAGGTGATGCCAGAGGCAAAGGCGGCGATGGAGGTAAAACAGGAGGCAAAGACGATGCTGGAGGCGATGCCGGAGGAAAGGGTGGCGCTGGAGGCAATGCCGGAGGCAAAGGCGCTGCAGGAGCCAAAGTAGGAGGCGGAACCAAAGGCGGTGCTGGTGGCAATGCTGGAGGCAAAGGCGGTGCCGAAGGTGATGCCGGAGGCAAAGGTGGCGCTGGAGGCAAAACAGAAGGCGGAAGCAAAGACGGTGCTGGAGGTGATGCTGGCGGCAAAGGCGGTGCTGGAGACGATGCCGGAGGCAAGGGCGGTGCTGGAAGTGACGCCGGAGGCAAAGGCGGTGCTGGAGGCGATGCCGGAGGCAAGGGCGGTGCTGGGGGCGGTGGCAGAGTCAAAGGCGGTGCAGGAGGCAAAATCGGAGGCAAAGGTAGCGCTGGAGGAAAAGTGAAAGGTGGAAGCAAAGGCAGCCTTGGGGGTGGCTTGAGTGTTGGTCTTGGCACAAAGaa GTGA